Proteins encoded together in one Spirochaetota bacterium window:
- the dgoD gene encoding galactonate dehydratase, translating to MKVTGLKTFICDVYRTNWVLVKVMTDEGIYGVGEATLEHRELAVEAAVRELERYLVGKDPHNIEAFWAEAYRDSYWRNGPVLMTALSGVEMALWDIKGKALGVPVYQLLGGKVRDEVPCYANAWFAGSKTPADFAAKAKETVKLGYKGLKWDPFGKAYLSLTAEEFNTAVECVEAVRDAAGKNVFLMIEGHGRLDIPTAVRVGHALEKFDIYWFEEPIPPGDLKGLAEVKRRINIPVAAGERLFGRWEYRDFFELECADFAQPDLSHAGGIMEMKKIAAMAECHYIPFCPHNPIGAVTNAATLQLAACVTNFHLLETMSNDVPYRSALTTEKIQFENGMMKIPDAPGLGIDINEEELAKHPYTPHNLRHFNGDLTMIRPKDAGGWTK from the coding sequence ATGAAAGTCACCGGCTTAAAAACATTCATCTGCGACGTGTACCGCACCAATTGGGTGCTCGTGAAGGTGATGACCGATGAAGGGATATACGGCGTGGGCGAGGCCACCCTCGAACACCGTGAGCTTGCCGTTGAAGCGGCGGTGCGTGAGCTTGAGCGATACCTTGTAGGAAAGGACCCGCACAATATCGAGGCGTTCTGGGCTGAGGCATATCGCGATTCGTACTGGCGCAACGGGCCTGTGCTCATGACAGCGCTCTCCGGCGTTGAGATGGCGCTTTGGGATATCAAGGGCAAAGCACTCGGCGTGCCGGTGTATCAGCTTCTCGGCGGAAAGGTGCGCGACGAAGTGCCCTGCTATGCGAATGCGTGGTTCGCCGGCTCGAAGACGCCCGCGGATTTTGCCGCGAAGGCGAAGGAAACGGTTAAGCTCGGATACAAAGGGCTTAAGTGGGATCCGTTCGGCAAAGCGTATCTCTCGCTTACGGCGGAAGAATTCAATACTGCTGTCGAGTGCGTCGAAGCGGTGCGCGATGCTGCCGGCAAGAACGTTTTTCTCATGATAGAAGGTCATGGACGGCTCGATATACCCACTGCGGTGCGCGTGGGGCATGCGCTGGAGAAATTCGATATTTACTGGTTCGAGGAGCCGATACCGCCGGGCGATCTCAAGGGGCTTGCCGAAGTGAAGCGGCGCATCAATATTCCGGTCGCTGCCGGCGAGCGTCTCTTCGGGCGCTGGGAGTACCGCGATTTCTTTGAGCTTGAATGTGCCGATTTTGCACAGCCGGATCTCTCGCACGCGGGCGGCATCATGGAGATGAAGAAGATCGCAGCGATGGCGGAATGTCACTATATACCGTTCTGTCCGCATAATCCCATCGGCGCGGTGACGAATGCGGCAACGCTTCAGCTCGCGGCCTGCGTGACGAATTTCCATCTGCTTGAAACAATGTCCAACGATGTCCCGTACCGTAGCGCGCTTACGACGGAGAAGATACAATTCGAGAACGGCATGATGAAGATACCCGATGCGCCGGGGCTGGGCATCGATATCAACGAAGAGGAACTTGCAAAACACCCGTATACACCGCATAATCTCAGGCACTTCAACGGCGATCTTACGATGATACGTCCGAAAGATGCCGGCGGTTGGACGAAATAG
- a CDS encoding LamG-like jellyroll fold domain-containing protein, giving the protein MQIDNRKAVPIILLVILNCVASLLLYAGETPLIHIDFEDLSGRSSLIDLGRNKTGIHDGGFNYSPNLPPGHREGFSLELSKSESISYPSVRETLSNFTVMCWVFPIERGEWTRPLGNVMPDVSAGFAISMGPKMSFRFGFAQKSNGSSIKNCSVQFADESIPVGVWSHLAVVYLAGSEIKGFVNGKEMSAVSKYPSKNWGAIVTSSAKFSLNGGNKKSALRMDGVYLFTNALSVEQIGDWAEHPDTSYLTNSKLMDTVLKDESEYIIGNTGGKTDSQETATGALGLSIDCTKSLGKVNPAVMGTCLRPQRVTSYETVRFNDVGDFQSSGYGLIQSFSANGVNRLAPIFKNTSTRLWMQTMPNETVLWEMQAPLIKAMYPAKYFVLNNTAQGSYKNKVAYRSESDNTLVGTAQPKVYAGGALTAWLRLKEILGTEIFEMYYEIWNEPQFPGNGTWDPVSFAAYTKDAARHVRSIGKKIKIAASLNLGDAVWNDQLLQRIQPEEIDCVVNHNYGSSWINISKDTGETYFARMGEIAKQYALIGNNLELTAKYGRGNWEYAITEWNIHPEGYKGLFPANGDMAAALYHGMMLNLFLEKKVSAAQQFQLQGTTHFGLIRDADALAPFPAFFVYDFYTRYLKGSLVHTVVQSPTFPWRTAPVEGKPDTKVYDEKVQALRAVASRTTTHLNVILINLLPKTDVRIPITLTGAVPHGTIISEELNGWDLGGLSSTAEEIISKVYETNEAVASCYDGKELTLSVRRHGLKAFRIPIKTAER; this is encoded by the coding sequence ATGCAGATCGATAACAGGAAAGCAGTTCCGATAATTCTATTGGTTATCCTGAATTGCGTGGCAAGTCTTTTACTCTACGCCGGGGAAACACCCCTGATCCATATCGATTTTGAAGACTTGTCTGGGAGATCAAGTTTGATCGATTTGGGTCGAAACAAAACAGGAATACATGACGGTGGATTCAACTACTCGCCCAATCTACCCCCCGGTCATCGGGAAGGTTTCAGCCTTGAGCTGAGTAAATCAGAATCGATTTCCTATCCATCTGTTCGCGAAACGCTTTCCAACTTCACCGTGATGTGCTGGGTATTTCCGATAGAACGAGGCGAATGGACTCGACCATTGGGAAATGTAATGCCCGATGTGAGTGCAGGTTTCGCCATCAGCATGGGTCCGAAAATGTCATTTCGATTTGGCTTTGCGCAAAAAAGTAATGGAAGCAGTATAAAAAACTGTTCTGTTCAGTTTGCCGATGAGAGCATCCCGGTAGGCGTGTGGTCTCATTTGGCGGTGGTGTATCTGGCGGGGAGTGAGATCAAAGGGTTTGTCAACGGCAAGGAAATGAGCGCTGTCAGTAAATACCCGTCGAAAAACTGGGGGGCGATAGTCACTTCGTCAGCAAAATTTTCACTCAATGGCGGTAACAAGAAAAGTGCACTTCGAATGGACGGCGTTTATTTGTTCACGAACGCACTTTCAGTTGAACAAATTGGCGATTGGGCGGAGCATCCGGATACATCGTACTTGACGAACAGTAAGTTAATGGATACCGTGCTGAAAGACGAAAGTGAATACATCATCGGAAACACGGGGGGCAAAACCGACTCGCAGGAGACTGCAACCGGAGCCCTCGGGCTCAGCATCGACTGCACCAAGTCCTTGGGGAAAGTTAACCCTGCCGTAATGGGAACTTGCTTGAGACCGCAGAGAGTCACAAGCTACGAGACAGTGCGATTTAATGATGTGGGTGATTTTCAATCGTCGGGCTATGGGTTGATACAATCGTTCAGCGCGAATGGCGTGAATAGATTGGCGCCGATTTTCAAGAACACGTCAACTCGTTTGTGGATGCAAACGATGCCCAACGAAACAGTCCTTTGGGAAATGCAGGCGCCCCTCATCAAAGCAATGTATCCCGCTAAATATTTTGTTCTTAATAACACCGCTCAAGGCAGCTATAAAAATAAAGTTGCGTACCGCTCCGAATCCGACAACACCTTAGTGGGAACGGCTCAACCCAAGGTGTATGCCGGCGGAGCATTGACTGCATGGTTGCGACTGAAGGAAATCCTCGGGACGGAAATTTTTGAGATGTATTACGAAATTTGGAATGAACCGCAATTCCCGGGAAATGGCACATGGGATCCGGTTTCCTTTGCAGCCTATACGAAAGATGCGGCTCGGCACGTGCGATCGATCGGAAAGAAAATAAAAATCGCGGCATCGCTCAATCTTGGGGATGCAGTATGGAACGATCAACTGCTCCAGAGAATACAGCCTGAGGAAATCGATTGTGTTGTAAACCACAATTACGGCTCATCGTGGATCAATATCTCGAAGGATACCGGCGAAACCTATTTCGCCCGTATGGGTGAAATTGCCAAGCAATATGCGTTGATCGGAAACAATCTGGAGCTTACCGCCAAATACGGTCGCGGAAACTGGGAATATGCAATAACCGAATGGAATATTCATCCGGAAGGATACAAGGGGCTTTTTCCCGCCAATGGTGACATGGCAGCAGCCTTGTATCACGGAATGATGCTCAATCTCTTTCTTGAAAAGAAAGTAAGCGCGGCGCAGCAATTTCAACTGCAGGGAACGACGCATTTCGGGCTCATCCGCGATGCCGATGCGTTGGCGCCCTTCCCCGCATTCTTCGTATACGATTTTTATACGCGCTATCTCAAGGGTTCGCTGGTACATACCGTTGTGCAGTCCCCGACGTTCCCCTGGCGCACCGCTCCCGTTGAAGGAAAACCCGATACGAAGGTGTATGACGAAAAGGTACAGGCACTTCGTGCCGTCGCTTCCCGGACGACGACCCACCTCAACGTCATCCTGATAAATCTGCTTCCCAAGACCGACGTCCGGATACCGATCACCTTGACCGGCGCGGTCCCCCACGGGACGATCATTTCGGAGGAATTGAATGGATGGGATCTCGGGGGACTGTCATCCACTGCGGAAGAGATCATCTCGAAGGTCTATGAAACGAATGAAGCCGTTGCATCCTGCTATGATGGCAAAGAGCTGACACTGTCCGTCCGCCGCCACGGACTGAAGGCTTTTCGAATACCGATAAAGACCGCGGAACGATGA
- a CDS encoding glycoside hydrolase family 16 protein, whose translation MNKHVESLLPKGKKWKLVWHDEFEGPTLDESKWSYRLHLMHKRHETFSDGGVIFDGKSNILLPLIKDGDNFRSPHLQTGANFMDMPEEAYGKSMYKWPIGKFQEQKFLHKYGYYECRCKLQTEPGWWSAFWLQSPIIGAAPDANFSGVEVDIMENFARDGIVYHNNHWDGYGADHKQAASGKRSLTETPDGFHVFGLDWSPDGYTYYIDGEKSWFVEGPVSDREQFVLISTECNGYRNSDSPSDELKQAKLPDYFIVDHVRVFDLVE comes from the coding sequence ATGAACAAGCATGTTGAAAGTCTACTTCCGAAAGGAAAGAAGTGGAAGCTCGTGTGGCACGACGAATTCGAGGGCCCCACGCTCGATGAAAGCAAATGGAGCTATCGTCTCCATCTCATGCATAAGCGGCATGAGACATTCTCCGACGGCGGGGTGATCTTCGACGGAAAAAGCAACATCCTTCTTCCGCTCATCAAGGACGGTGATAATTTCCGCTCGCCGCATCTGCAAACGGGAGCCAATTTCATGGACATGCCGGAAGAGGCATACGGGAAATCGATGTACAAGTGGCCTATCGGGAAATTTCAGGAGCAGAAGTTCCTCCATAAATATGGATATTACGAATGCCGCTGCAAGCTCCAGACAGAGCCCGGCTGGTGGTCGGCGTTCTGGCTGCAGTCGCCTATCATCGGTGCTGCTCCGGATGCGAATTTCTCGGGTGTAGAAGTCGATATCATGGAGAATTTCGCCCGCGACGGCATCGTCTATCACAACAATCACTGGGACGGCTATGGTGCCGACCACAAGCAGGCGGCTTCGGGGAAACGATCGCTTACGGAAACACCCGATGGCTTTCACGTTTTCGGACTTGACTGGAGCCCGGACGGATACACGTATTACATCGACGGCGAAAAGTCGTGGTTCGTCGAGGGACCGGTTTCTGACCGCGAGCAGTTCGTTTTGATCTCCACCGAGTGTAACGGATACCGCAACAGTGATTCACCGAGCGATGAACTGAAACAAGCGAAACTTCCTGACTATTTTATTGTTGATCATGTGCGTGTATTCGATCTCGTAGAGTAA